The following nucleotide sequence is from Mycobacterium sp. Z3061.
CTTTTCCCGAGCCTTTATCCGCGCTTTGGCCGGAGCCGGTGTCCGAAGCCGACCGGCCGACCGGCCGTCCACAGTTCCAGCAGAACCGCTTCGATTCCGGGACCACGGGGTTCTTCATCAACGCCTTGAGCGGGTCGATGTCGGGGGTGCGCGGGATCTCCACCAGGCCGCCGCCCAGCTGGCGGACGGGCGGCAGCGCCCGGGTGGCAACCGACATCCGGTCCTGCGGCTGGGTGTCCATACTGCCCAGAGAGATCTGGAAGTCGTCGTCATCGTCGTCGTCGAAATCCGGCCGGAACAGCGCCTGGGTGGCCTGCGGCCGGCCGGTCGTCGCGGTCGCGCCGGTCTGGGCGTTTTCTTCCGGCTGGGCGGCCGCCTGGGTGCCGGGGTCCCCGTCCACGAGGTCGTCCCGGTCCTCTTGCTGATCTTCTTGTGTTGGCTTGCCCATCAGTCCACGTACCTCGGCTGGGGCGGCAACGGGGCGGGACCCAGAACCGTCAACCACTTGCGGTAAAGCGTGTTCCAGGTGCCATCGGTGCGGATCCGTTCCAGAGTGCCGTTGACGAACCGGACCAGTCCGGTGTTGTCCAGGTTGATGCCGATGCCGTAAGGCTGGGTGGCCATGTTGGGGCCGACGATGTGCAGGTAGGGATCCTCTTCGACCAGCCCGGCCAGGATCGAGTCGTCGGTGCTGACGGCGTCGATCTGGCGCTGCTGCATGGCCACCAGGCAGTCGGCCCAGTTCACCACCGACACGATCACCGCCGGCGGCGTGATCTCGCGGATGCGGCGCAACGAGGTGGTGCCGCGGGCCACGCAGACCCGCTTGCCGGACAGGTCGGCCACCTTGGCGATCGGCGAGTCCCGCGGGGCCAGGATGCGCTGGTTCGCATCCAGGTACACGGTGGAGAAGTTCACCAGCTTGCGTCGCTCGCAGGTGATGGTCATGGTCTTGACGACCACGTCGACCTGCGAGCGCTGCAACGCGGTGATGCGCTCGTCCGCCGACAGGATGCGGTACTCGACGTGCGAGGGTCCGCCGAAGATGTCTCGGGCCACCTCGCCGGCGATGTCGACGTCGAAGCCGGTGATCTCGCCGGTGATCGGGTCGCGGAAGCTGAACAGGTTGCTGCCGATGTCCAGGCCGACGATCAGCCGTCCCCGGGTGCGGATGTTGGCCACCGCGGCGTCCGCGTCGGCCTTGTTGGGGAACGGGCGCAGGCTGGCGGTCGGGTTGCAGTCCTGGCTGGTGCTGTCCGGCGGCAGCGCGGCTTCCATCGGCAGTTCCTGCATGCCGACGGGCGTAGGCAGTGGCAGCGTCGGCGTCACCTCGACCTTCAGCGTCTCCGGGTGCCCGCAGCCGGCCAGCAGGATCGCCGAGGCGACCAGCGCGGCGATCCGCCGGGGTCTCACCGGTACTCCTTGAGCCGGGGCCACAGGCCCAGCGCGACGGCGATGGCCGCGCCCAGGCTCAGCACCACCGCGCCGACCTGCGCCCCGGCCAGCCCTCGCTTGGCGTTCAGGACGTCGTTACGCAGGTGGTTGCGGCTCTGCTCCATCGCCTTGGTCAGGGCTTCGTCGAGCTTGTCGAAGGCCGGGGTGGAGTCGTCCTCGCCCTTTCCGAGGGCAACCTGGGTGGCGGCCCGGTAATTGCCGACCGAGATGTAGGCATTGATCCGGTCGTTGGCCTGCTGCCAGCGCACCAGCAGTTGGTCGGCTCCCTGCAGGTCGGGCTTGTCGACCGCGTCGCGGCGCGCCATGTACGCGTCGAGCTGGTGGTGCATGGCGTCGATGCGCTGGTAGAAAGCCTGCTTGCGGACCTCTTCGTCGCCCCGGCGAATCAGCGACAGCGTCTCGTCGGCGCGGGCCTGCTGGGCGGTGATGGCCAGATTGGTGACGGTTCGCAGCGACTCGGCCGCCGTGTCCTTGGCGCTGCGGCTGGCCGTCGTCGAGATCGTCAGTGCCGTGCCCACCCAGACCACCATGATGAGGATACCGAGCCCGCCGACGACCAGCCCGGGATTGACCCGCCGCCGCGTGCGCCGGGCCAGCCAGCGGTGGGCGAACGCGCCGAACGCCACGGTGGTCGTCACGACCAGGATCACCGGGGCCGGGATCTGCGTGGACGCCGTGGTCTCGCTGTCCACCCGGGCCGAGGTCGCCTGGTAGAGCTGCTGTGCGTCGGGCAGGATCCGGGACTGCATCAGCCCGGAAGCCTCCGACAGGTACGACGAGCCGACCGGATTGCCCGCCCGGTTGTTGGTGCGGGCGATCTCCACCAGCCCGGTATAGACGGCCAGTTCTGCGTTGATCCGGCCCAGCAGCTGCACCAGCGGTTCGTCCGTCAACCCGCTGGATGCCCGGGTCACCGCCACCGCGGCGTCGGTGATGGCCTGCTCGTAGCGCAGCCGGACGGCACGCGGTTCGGTCTGGGCGATGAACGCGGTCGCAGCGGCGGCGTCGGCCACCGACAGCGTGGTGTAGAGCCGTCCGGCCGCGAACGACAGCGGCTCGGTGTGGTCGAGCACGGTGGTCAGCACCTGCTGGCGGTGGTTGATGGTGGTCGAGGTGGCGAACGCGCTCGACACGCCCAGTGCCGCCAGCACGATGCCGATGGTCAGGATGCGCCCCGGCGTGGTCGAGATGAACCACCAGCGCGGATGAGCCGGTTCCGCGGGCGAGCGCGACCCCATCGGCTCGGTCGACGGGTGCGCCAGCTCAACCGTCACGTCTGCTCGGACCTCATCTCGGCCATGTTACGAACCCGTATAAGCGAATTCTAAGAGCATCTCGCGGCGGATGGGGGGAGGCGTGACCAATTACCTAACCGGGTTTGCGTGCATATCCTGAATCCGTGCAGGGCGACGGCGACGGGTGGGTGATCTCCGGGCGCGGCGCCCATTACTGGGGAAGGTACGGCGCGGCCGGCCTGTTGCTGCGGGCTCCGTTGCCGGACGGGACGCCTGCGGTACTGCTGCAGCACCGTGCGGTGTGGAGCCATCAGGGCGGTACCTGGGGTCTGCCGGGCGGCGCCCGTGACAGTCACGAGACTCCGGAGCAGACCGCGGTGCGCGAAGCCCAGGAGGAAGCGGGTCTGGTCTCCGAGCGACTGACGGTGCGGGCGACGGTCGTCACGGCGGAAGTCGCCGGCAATGGCGGGACGCTGTGGAGCTACACGACCGTGGTCGCCGACGCCGGTGAGCTGCTGCAAACCGTGCCCAACCGGGAGAGCGCCGAGTTGCGCTGGGTGGGTGAGGACGAGGTGGCCGGGTTGCCGCTGCATCCGGGCTTCGCCGCCAGCTGGGACCGGCTACGCAC
It contains:
- a CDS encoding NUDIX domain-containing protein, with the protein product MQGDGDGWVISGRGAHYWGRYGAAGLLLRAPLPDGTPAVLLQHRAVWSHQGGTWGLPGGARDSHETPEQTAVREAQEEAGLVSERLTVRATVVTAEVAGNGGTLWSYTTVVADAGELLQTVPNRESAELRWVGEDEVAGLPLHPGFAASWDRLRTAPATVPLDHGDELRHDLPRTVEIDSEFFWCTPGGADLAHSPLSRRISALLQAPR
- a CDS encoding glutamate ABC transporter substrate-binding protein, giving the protein MRPRRIAALVASAILLAGCGHPETLKVEVTPTLPLPTPVGMQELPMEAALPPDSTSQDCNPTASLRPFPNKADADAAVANIRTRGRLIVGLDIGSNLFSFRDPITGEITGFDVDIAGEVARDIFGGPSHVEYRILSADERITALQRSQVDVVVKTMTITCERRKLVNFSTVYLDANQRILAPRDSPIAKVADLSGKRVCVARGTTSLRRIREITPPAVIVSVVNWADCLVAMQQRQIDAVSTDDSILAGLVEEDPYLHIVGPNMATQPYGIGINLDNTGLVRFVNGTLERIRTDGTWNTLYRKWLTVLGPAPLPPQPRYVD
- the glnX gene encoding protein kinase G-activating protein GlnX; this translates as MTVELAHPSTEPMGSRSPAEPAHPRWWFISTTPGRILTIGIVLAALGVSSAFATSTTINHRQQVLTTVLDHTEPLSFAAGRLYTTLSVADAAAATAFIAQTEPRAVRLRYEQAITDAAVAVTRASSGLTDEPLVQLLGRINAELAVYTGLVEIARTNNRAGNPVGSSYLSEASGLMQSRILPDAQQLYQATSARVDSETTASTQIPAPVILVVTTTVAFGAFAHRWLARRTRRRVNPGLVVGGLGILIMVVWVGTALTISTTASRSAKDTAAESLRTVTNLAITAQQARADETLSLIRRGDEEVRKQAFYQRIDAMHHQLDAYMARRDAVDKPDLQGADQLLVRWQQANDRINAYISVGNYRAATQVALGKGEDDSTPAFDKLDEALTKAMEQSRNHLRNDVLNAKRGLAGAQVGAVVLSLGAAIAVALGLWPRLKEYR